One genomic window of Desulfuromonas acetoxidans DSM 684 includes the following:
- the mtnA gene encoding S-methyl-5-thioribose-1-phosphate isomerase gives MSIKPIEFENGVCRMIDQRLLPAQEVWLDYRDYRSVAEAIQTMVVRGAPAIGVAAAFGAAFAAAEIEAEDFAMFESQFEECCAVLAATRPTAVNLFWALDRMKSVAKANQKLSLPDLRQVLLDEALTIAEDDDQINRTMGAHGQVLFPDKANILTHCNAGALATGGYGTALGVIRAAVEAGKQIEVFADETRPFWQGARLTAWELMQDDIPVTVICDNMAGYLMQQGRVDAVIVGADRITANGDVANKIGTYTVAVLAKEHGIPFYVAAPMSTIDLSLTDGSQIPIEERDPREVTHCGDTQLAPDGVKVYNPAFDVTPSHLVTAIITERGVVQGDYLNGLKALAQ, from the coding sequence ATGTCGATAAAACCCATTGAATTCGAAAACGGCGTCTGCCGCATGATCGATCAACGCCTGCTTCCGGCGCAGGAGGTGTGGCTGGATTACCGGGATTACCGCAGCGTGGCAGAAGCCATTCAAACCATGGTGGTGCGCGGCGCTCCGGCCATTGGCGTGGCTGCTGCGTTTGGGGCGGCCTTCGCTGCGGCTGAGATTGAGGCGGAGGACTTCGCCATGTTTGAGTCGCAATTTGAGGAGTGCTGTGCGGTACTGGCCGCGACCCGGCCGACGGCGGTGAATCTGTTTTGGGCGTTGGATCGGATGAAATCCGTGGCGAAGGCCAACCAGAAATTGTCCTTGCCGGACCTGCGTCAGGTGCTGCTCGACGAAGCTCTGACCATTGCTGAAGACGATGATCAGATCAACCGCACCATGGGCGCGCATGGCCAGGTGCTGTTTCCCGACAAAGCCAATATTCTCACCCACTGCAATGCCGGGGCGTTGGCGACGGGTGGTTATGGCACGGCGCTGGGGGTGATCCGTGCGGCGGTGGAAGCGGGCAAGCAGATTGAGGTGTTTGCCGATGAGACGAGACCGTTTTGGCAGGGGGCGCGTTTGACCGCCTGGGAGCTGATGCAGGATGATATCCCGGTAACGGTGATCTGCGATAACATGGCCGGCTATCTGATGCAGCAGGGCCGCGTGGATGCGGTGATTGTTGGTGCTGACCGTATTACCGCCAACGGCGACGTGGCCAACAAGATCGGCACCTACACCGTGGCGGTGCTGGCCAAGGAGCATGGCATTCCGTTTTACGTGGCCGCACCCATGTCGACCATTGACCTGAGTTTGACGGACGGCTCGCAAATTCCCATTGAGGAGCGCGATCCGCGGGAGGTAACACATTGCGGTGATACCCAACTGGCTCCGGACGGCGTCAAAGTGTACAACCCGGCATTTGATGTGACGCCGTCGCATCTGGTGACGGCCATCATCACCGAACGCGGTGTGGTTCAAGGGGATTACCTTAACGGCTTGAAGGCGCTGGCACAGTAA
- the glnE gene encoding bifunctional [glutamate--ammonia ligase]-adenylyl-L-tyrosine phosphorylase/[glutamate--ammonia-ligase] adenylyltransferase, translating to MDEQMERLTTLLQQTDEGTKEQLCACITAMGFAEPERSVTNLQLLFEVLDDAPLVARQAQVALTCGDPDLALNNLERCSNTVDPLQLAHCLSDEINNRQLMVMLGASPFLTGILCRDAEYFIDLFIRGEVDRKKDVDLMVAELGQRLDPETDFDALQRCLRRYKYREVLRISARDLSETANLEEVTAELSSLAAATLRIACNHCERLLQQELGAPLLDEPDEQGRELATFTVLGMGKFGGWELNFSSDIDLIYFYSATQGTTSGITNEKGETENQVTLHQYFVKLADMVTKAIGQVTEDGFVFRVDLDLRPEGRSGEMACSLLAAETYYESWGQNWERSAMMKARPVAGDLDLGERLLWALEPFIYRRYLDYGMIEDLKEMKQKIDCRQAQQRDCQNNLKLGRGGIREIEFFIQALQLIFAGKNPQVRQRSTLKAMVLLREAGHLSAEDAATLRQAYIFLRTVEHRIQVVQERQTHNLPTHDHDMLSLARRSGFDRQDAFEDRLQQHRDDVVRIYRELFYAGEDQAEDVIKPQVRALLDDSVDSDFTKDLLEEVGFQDVEQGFESLCRLREGKYGSPMTRRVRRYFQRILPVLIQEIVESPEPDMALNNLEEFLMRIRAHGTFYALMAENHAIVRLLISLFSTSKFLSRIFIQRPEILDSLVSSGYAVEFKSLEVLRDELTEQLEQSLDYEDRLDQLRRFRSEEFLRIALNDLRGDQLQGRTTMQLSCLAVVCLEAAVEMARNELIPRFGLPYCPLEHGWKEAEFAVLGMGKLGGMEINYHSDLDIIFIYSGQGKNRPAKGTDPDRFKEISNQEYFSKLAQRVISVLTLATREGRVYEIDTRLRPSGNQGPLVTSLTAYQNYHEESAQLWERQALTKAQVVVGPPRITEQIEAINDQVTWEKPLPQELKAEIYRLRSRMEREIAKEGESQFNIKTGRGGMVDVEFLVQYLQLVHGKDVPEIRVCNTLAALHAIGDKGLLLKEVADELEDGYRFLRRLENKLRLVHDQSFNQISKDKVSLRRLARRLGYTKETDLPERQFLRAYRKMTEQIRTHFDHYLKPEAGQ from the coding sequence ATGGACGAGCAGATGGAACGACTGACGACACTGTTGCAGCAGACTGATGAAGGAACCAAGGAACAACTGTGTGCCTGTATCACGGCCATGGGGTTTGCTGAACCGGAACGCAGCGTGACCAATCTGCAACTGCTGTTCGAGGTTTTGGACGATGCGCCGTTGGTGGCGCGTCAGGCTCAGGTGGCGTTGACCTGCGGTGATCCCGATCTGGCGCTGAACAATCTGGAGCGCTGCAGTAACACTGTTGATCCGCTGCAGTTGGCGCATTGTCTGTCCGATGAGATCAACAACCGCCAATTGATGGTGATGCTCGGAGCGTCGCCGTTTTTGACCGGTATTTTGTGCCGCGATGCCGAATATTTTATCGACCTGTTTATCCGTGGCGAAGTCGACCGTAAAAAAGACGTTGATCTCATGGTGGCCGAGCTGGGCCAGCGGCTTGATCCTGAAACGGATTTTGATGCGTTGCAACGCTGTCTGCGCCGTTACAAATATCGCGAAGTGCTGCGCATCAGTGCCCGTGATCTCAGTGAAACGGCTAATCTCGAAGAGGTGACAGCGGAACTCTCCAGCCTGGCCGCCGCCACACTACGCATTGCCTGCAATCATTGTGAACGGCTACTGCAACAGGAATTGGGGGCACCGCTCCTTGATGAACCGGATGAGCAGGGCCGCGAGCTGGCCACCTTTACTGTGCTCGGCATGGGTAAATTCGGTGGTTGGGAGCTCAATTTCTCATCTGACATCGATCTGATCTATTTCTATTCCGCCACCCAGGGCACAACCAGCGGCATCACCAATGAAAAAGGGGAAACCGAAAACCAGGTCACCCTGCATCAGTATTTCGTCAAACTGGCCGATATGGTGACCAAAGCCATTGGCCAGGTGACCGAAGATGGTTTTGTCTTTCGCGTTGATCTTGATTTGCGCCCCGAAGGACGTAGCGGCGAGATGGCCTGTTCTTTACTCGCGGCGGAGACCTATTATGAAAGCTGGGGGCAGAACTGGGAGCGCTCAGCCATGATGAAAGCACGGCCGGTGGCCGGTGATCTTGATCTTGGCGAACGTTTGTTGTGGGCTCTTGAGCCGTTTATCTATCGGCGCTACCTCGATTACGGCATGATCGAAGACCTCAAGGAGATGAAGCAGAAGATCGACTGCCGACAAGCTCAGCAGCGTGATTGCCAGAACAACCTCAAATTGGGGCGCGGCGGCATTCGTGAGATCGAATTCTTCATTCAGGCTTTGCAGTTGATCTTTGCCGGAAAAAATCCTCAAGTACGCCAGCGCAGCACCCTTAAGGCCATGGTGCTGTTGCGCGAAGCCGGACATTTGAGCGCTGAAGATGCGGCGACATTGCGCCAGGCGTATATCTTTTTGCGCACCGTAGAACATCGCATTCAGGTGGTGCAGGAGCGGCAGACCCATAATTTGCCCACGCACGATCATGACATGCTTTCTCTGGCACGTCGCAGTGGTTTTGACCGCCAGGATGCCTTTGAGGACCGCCTGCAACAACATCGTGACGACGTGGTGCGCATCTATCGCGAACTGTTTTACGCCGGAGAAGATCAGGCTGAAGATGTCATCAAACCGCAGGTGCGCGCGTTGCTCGATGATTCCGTTGACAGCGACTTTACCAAAGACTTGCTCGAGGAGGTCGGCTTTCAGGATGTGGAACAGGGCTTCGAAAGTTTGTGCCGGTTGCGTGAGGGCAAATACGGCTCGCCCATGACGCGGCGGGTACGGCGGTATTTTCAGCGGATTCTGCCAGTCTTGATTCAAGAGATTGTCGAATCGCCCGAACCGGATATGGCTCTGAACAATCTTGAAGAGTTTCTGATGCGGATTCGGGCTCACGGCACCTTTTATGCTCTGATGGCAGAGAACCACGCCATTGTCCGGTTGTTGATCTCACTGTTCAGCACCAGCAAATTTTTATCGCGGATTTTTATCCAGCGCCCGGAAATTCTCGATTCACTGGTGTCGAGTGGCTATGCTGTCGAATTCAAATCGCTTGAAGTGCTGCGCGATGAGCTGACCGAGCAATTGGAGCAGTCGCTGGATTATGAAGATCGCCTTGATCAGTTGCGCCGCTTCCGCAGTGAAGAGTTTTTGCGCATTGCCCTCAACGATCTGCGCGGCGACCAGTTGCAGGGGCGTACCACCATGCAGCTCAGTTGCCTGGCCGTCGTGTGCCTCGAAGCGGCGGTAGAGATGGCGCGCAATGAGCTGATCCCCCGCTTTGGTCTGCCCTATTGCCCTCTTGAACATGGCTGGAAAGAAGCCGAGTTTGCTGTGCTTGGCATGGGCAAATTGGGTGGTATGGAGATCAACTATCACTCCGATCTCGATATCATCTTTATCTACAGCGGACAGGGCAAGAATCGCCCGGCCAAAGGGACCGATCCCGATCGTTTTAAGGAGATCTCCAACCAGGAGTATTTCTCCAAGCTGGCCCAGCGGGTGATCTCCGTATTAACCCTGGCCACCCGTGAAGGGCGGGTCTATGAGATCGATACCCGGTTACGTCCTTCCGGCAATCAAGGACCGCTGGTCACCAGCTTGACCGCGTATCAGAACTACCATGAAGAATCGGCCCAATTGTGGGAGCGCCAGGCGTTGACCAAGGCACAGGTGGTGGTGGGGCCGCCGCGGATCACCGAACAGATCGAGGCGATTAACGACCAGGTGACCTGGGAAAAACCATTGCCCCAGGAGCTAAAAGCCGAAATTTACCGCCTGCGCAGTCGCATGGAGCGCGAAATCGCTAAGGAGGGGGAATCACAGTTCAATATCAAAACCGGCCGAGGCGGCATGGTTGATGTCGAGTTCCTCGTTCAGTACCTGCAGTTGGTGCATGGTAAAGATGTGCCGGAGATTCGCGTATGTAACACTTTGGCGGCTCTGCACGCCATTGGTGATAAGGGGTTGTTGCTCAAAGAGGTTGCTGATGAACTTGAGGACGGCTATAGATTCCTGAGGCGTTTGGAAAACAAACTGCGCCTGGTCCATGACCAGTCGTTTAATCAGATCTCAAAGGATAAAGTCAGCCTGCGTCGCCTGGCTCGGCGTCTTGGCTATACCAAAGAAACGGATTTGCCGGAGCGGCAGTTCCTGAGAGCCTATCGCAAGATGACCGAACAGATTCGTACCCATTTTGATCATTATCTTAAACCTGAAGCGGGTCAGTAA
- a CDS encoding helix-turn-helix domain-containing protein, with translation MLNAAKQLFLAHGYDATSMDAVARQATVTKQMVYRYFPSKANLSATLIQREKQKNAA, from the coding sequence ATCCTCAACGCAGCGAAACAACTGTTTCTTGCCCATGGTTACGACGCCACCAGCATGGATGCCGTTGCCCGCCAGGCCACCGTAACCAAGCAGATGGTGTACCGCTATTTTCCCTCCAAAGCCAACCTGTCTGCCACTCTGATCCAACGGGAGAAACAAAAGAACGCTGCTTAA
- a CDS encoding molybdopterin-binding protein yields MEKLPVEKAIGRSLAHDLTEVNPCYRRKCVAFCRGHVIREQDLDVLKQMGKRHLYVGPVDTGQIHEDQVALALAPYLAGEGIGHDRVTKEGKVNFRALNAGLFRVDIERLAELNRMAVPSMPTIHDRFPVVEGKVVAAFRIIPLTCSERVFDRMKAVAETPLIWLDPYVIQRAAIVVTGSEVYSGVVEDRFVPRLRYKLQQLGVETTFSAIVPDDRRAIAEAVTKAEQAAELVLVTGGTSVDPDDVTFQAMADVGVTFQRRGNPVQPGNHMSLGSKSQRVFCSVPAAALHFQTTALDLFLPRLLTGDMPTDEELASAGHGGLCHFCEPCVYPVCPFGRF; encoded by the coding sequence ATGGAAAAGCTGCCAGTAGAAAAAGCGATTGGTCGTTCTTTGGCCCATGATTTAACCGAAGTCAATCCGTGCTATCGACGGAAGTGTGTGGCCTTTTGCCGTGGGCATGTCATCCGCGAACAGGACTTGGATGTGCTCAAACAGATGGGCAAGCGCCATCTTTATGTCGGGCCCGTTGACACGGGACAGATTCATGAAGACCAGGTTGCTTTGGCTCTGGCACCTTATCTGGCTGGAGAGGGAATAGGGCACGACCGGGTCACCAAAGAGGGCAAGGTGAATTTTCGTGCATTGAATGCCGGGTTGTTCCGTGTCGATATCGAGCGATTGGCAGAGCTGAACCGGATGGCGGTTCCTTCCATGCCGACGATTCATGATCGTTTTCCTGTCGTCGAAGGAAAGGTTGTGGCGGCTTTTCGTATCATCCCACTGACGTGCAGTGAACGTGTTTTTGACCGGATGAAAGCCGTTGCCGAAACGCCGTTGATCTGGCTCGACCCGTACGTCATTCAGCGCGCGGCAATTGTTGTGACCGGGTCCGAGGTTTATTCGGGAGTTGTTGAGGATCGCTTTGTTCCACGGTTACGCTATAAGCTGCAGCAGTTGGGTGTTGAAACAACTTTTTCAGCCATTGTTCCTGATGACCGTCGCGCCATTGCCGAAGCCGTAACGAAGGCGGAACAGGCTGCAGAACTGGTGTTGGTGACTGGAGGAACATCGGTGGACCCGGATGATGTGACGTTTCAAGCCATGGCTGATGTGGGCGTCACGTTCCAACGCCGTGGTAATCCGGTGCAGCCGGGGAACCATATGAGCCTTGGCAGTAAATCGCAGCGCGTTTTTTGTTCCGTTCCTGCGGCAGCATTGCATTTTCAGACCACCGCATTGGATCTGTTTTTGCCGAGATTGCTGACCGGCGACATGCCAACAGATGAGGAGTTGGCCAGTGCCGGTCATGGTGGGCTGTGTCATTTTTGTGAACCCTGCGTTTATCCCGTGTGCCCCTTTGGCCGCTTTTAG
- a CDS encoding molybdopterin molybdotransferase MoeA, translated as MSPVSYPDALRSLLTAVSPVGKETVCIGDALHRITAERVLAPQPLPNSRRSAVDGFALADVTRRQWRVAGSRAAGELATDPLAEEDALAVMTGGGVPDNAKAVVRVEESHQLGDSLCLADGVVANGNINELGHELMPGYSLLDAGCRMDAIRHSTLCYAGVSDLCVYRPLRVGVMLSGGELLTPGTPPRPGSSYECHRALLQPTLEQLGCQCTFAGPVADDPQRIHDTVEQLAEHHDLIVTSGGVSMGKYDFVRPLLKQQEFELVVDRTKIKPGSPLLAAKRGEQLFVAMPGYPAAFLINLFLYLVPVIKRLAGWQRYAPLWQHEVLNAPLRGRVGRSDMIRIQKRAEKVAPLADQLTSHYCGFAQAEGLAWLDETRSHATAGESVAVCWFDALVNDGGQ; from the coding sequence ATGTCACCTGTCTCCTATCCTGATGCACTGCGTTCCCTGCTGACGGCTGTCTCACCGGTTGGTAAAGAAACGGTTTGCATTGGTGATGCGTTGCACCGCATTACGGCTGAAAGGGTGCTGGCACCACAGCCGTTACCCAACAGTCGGCGTAGTGCTGTGGATGGTTTTGCACTCGCTGACGTGACGCGTCGTCAGTGGCGGGTGGCTGGTAGCCGTGCTGCAGGCGAGTTAGCGACGGACCCTCTGGCCGAAGAAGATGCCTTAGCGGTGATGACCGGAGGCGGCGTTCCCGACAATGCCAAGGCTGTTGTGCGGGTCGAAGAGAGTCATCAGCTTGGCGATTCCCTGTGTTTGGCGGATGGTGTGGTTGCCAACGGGAATATCAATGAACTCGGTCATGAGCTGATGCCCGGATACTCGTTGTTGGATGCGGGGTGCCGGATGGATGCGATTCGTCATAGTACCTTGTGCTATGCCGGAGTGAGTGACCTTTGTGTCTATCGTCCACTACGGGTGGGGGTGATGTTGTCAGGGGGCGAATTGCTGACGCCCGGCACGCCACCGCGTCCTGGGAGCAGTTACGAATGTCATCGGGCCCTGTTGCAACCGACTCTGGAACAATTAGGCTGTCAGTGTACGTTTGCTGGTCCGGTCGCAGATGATCCTCAACGCATTCATGACACGGTTGAGCAATTGGCCGAGCATCATGACCTCATTGTCACCAGTGGCGGTGTATCGATGGGGAAGTATGATTTTGTTCGACCGTTGCTGAAACAGCAGGAGTTTGAGTTGGTGGTTGATCGGACAAAAATTAAACCGGGAAGCCCGTTGCTGGCGGCAAAGCGCGGTGAGCAGTTGTTTGTGGCTATGCCGGGGTATCCGGCAGCGTTCCTGATCAATTTGTTTTTATATCTGGTTCCGGTGATAAAACGACTGGCCGGTTGGCAACGTTATGCCCCCTTATGGCAACACGAAGTTTTAAATGCTCCGTTGCGTGGGCGAGTCGGGCGCAGCGATATGATTCGTATTCAAAAACGGGCCGAAAAAGTGGCTCCTCTGGCGGATCAACTCACCTCGCATTATTGCGGTTTTGCTCAAGCCGAGGGGCTGGCCTGGCTCGATGAAACCCGGTCACATGCCACTGCAGGTGAATCGGTGGCAGTGTGCTGGTTTGATGCGTTGGTCAATGATGGAGGGCAGTGA
- the mobB gene encoding molybdopterin-guanine dinucleotide biosynthesis protein B yields the protein MAQPILCALSGWSGSGKTTLVCAIVRYLERHHRMRVGVIKHDGHRFPADVSGSDTCRLAEAGAVRTVLCGEDGLVVRETETPPPSMEALIDRFGADLDILLLEGFKNADVDKIEVYRSSQGKTPLFLHPDRYPRVVAVATDTPLDDGTAPQQLDLNCPEQIAEFILKRNKAVLKVSA from the coding sequence ATGGCTCAACCGATTTTGTGTGCCCTGAGCGGCTGGTCCGGTAGCGGCAAAACCACGTTGGTCTGTGCCATTGTCCGTTACCTGGAGCGTCACCACCGGATGCGGGTCGGTGTGATTAAACATGATGGTCACAGGTTTCCTGCCGATGTCAGTGGTTCTGATACCTGTCGTTTGGCCGAAGCCGGAGCGGTGCGAACCGTATTGTGCGGCGAGGATGGTCTGGTGGTGCGCGAGACAGAAACCCCGCCGCCTTCCATGGAGGCGTTGATTGACCGGTTTGGCGCTGATCTGGATATCTTGCTGCTTGAGGGTTTCAAAAACGCCGATGTCGACAAAATTGAGGTCTACCGATCAAGTCAGGGGAAAACCCCTTTGTTTCTGCACCCGGATCGTTATCCCCGTGTCGTGGCTGTGGCCACCGATACCCCGCTTGATGATGGTACGGCACCGCAGCAATTGGATCTCAACTGTCCCGAGCAGATCGCCGAATTTATTCTTAAACGCAATAAAGCTGTTCTCAAGGTGAGCGCATGA
- the moaA gene encoding GTP 3',8-cyclase MoaA gives MTLIDPYQRTINYLRLSITDQCNLRCRYCQPHGRAANRTRRLLRDREIMFLAQQAIDLGVEKIRITGGEPLVRSGVIRLLSELRALEGLQHLVLTTNGLLLSRYAPDLAAAGVKRINVSIDSLRHERFREITRGGSLVEWCRGIDAAEKAGLTVKLNVVVMAGVNDDEVVDFVRFASQRDWTVRFIEYMPFAGDHYKAMDEQVLHERLDRAGFSLAPLPSGKVAGPAREYAVAGRAGKVGFISARSCPFCQQCNRLRVTAYGEGRGCLFSTEGINVRPALEAFDCELLKDQLMQLASQKPQQYVSLDRGEQVVMSAIGG, from the coding sequence ATGACTCTGATTGATCCGTACCAACGCACTATTAATTATCTGCGTCTGTCCATTACCGATCAGTGTAATTTGCGTTGCCGGTACTGCCAGCCGCATGGTCGGGCGGCAAATCGGACTCGCCGACTTTTGCGTGATCGGGAAATCATGTTTTTGGCTCAACAGGCGATTGATCTCGGGGTGGAGAAAATTCGTATCACCGGGGGCGAGCCGTTGGTACGCTCCGGGGTGATTCGTCTGCTGTCTGAATTGCGTGCTCTGGAAGGGTTGCAGCACCTGGTTTTGACCACCAATGGTCTGTTGTTGTCGCGTTATGCGCCCGATCTGGCTGCTGCCGGGGTCAAGCGGATCAATGTCAGTATTGATTCATTACGCCACGAGCGTTTTCGCGAGATAACCCGTGGTGGTTCGTTGGTGGAATGGTGTCGTGGCATCGATGCCGCAGAGAAAGCCGGGTTGACGGTTAAACTCAATGTGGTGGTCATGGCCGGTGTCAATGATGATGAAGTGGTCGATTTTGTTCGCTTTGCCAGTCAGCGGGACTGGACCGTGCGCTTTATTGAATATATGCCGTTTGCCGGCGACCACTATAAGGCGATGGATGAACAGGTGTTGCACGAACGTCTTGATCGGGCAGGTTTTTCACTGGCACCGCTGCCGTCCGGGAAAGTCGCCGGACCGGCGCGTGAATATGCTGTGGCTGGGCGAGCGGGAAAAGTTGGTTTTATCTCTGCGCGTTCCTGTCCGTTTTGCCAACAGTGCAACCGCTTACGCGTTACGGCTTACGGTGAAGGGCGCGGATGTCTGTTCAGCACTGAAGGAATCAATGTGAGACCGGCGCTGGAAGCGTTTGACTGTGAACTGTTGAAAGATCAGCTGATGCAACTGGCCTCTCAGAAGCCCCAGCAGTATGTGTCGCTGGATCGGGGAGAGCAGGTGGTTATGTCGGCCATTGGCGGGTAG
- the mobA gene encoding molybdenum cofactor guanylyltransferase, which yields MSKSDVTGIILAGGKSRRMGREKLFLDVGGQPLFERVFYPLRMVFDDILIVANDQKRFERYQVPLVSDIYPGSALGGLYSGLMHAATPWGFVCAADMPFVNLSLIRYLLTQTTNYDIVVPVSEQGVEPLFACYSKRCLPAMEQALENRQYKIIDVWETLRVCEVPMTKFRHLPAIETAFINLNREEDVHYSHQLLTPKRG from the coding sequence ATGTCAAAATCCGATGTCACCGGTATAATCCTTGCCGGAGGGAAAAGTCGCCGCATGGGACGGGAAAAATTGTTTCTCGATGTTGGTGGCCAGCCGTTGTTCGAGCGTGTTTTTTATCCCTTACGGATGGTGTTTGATGACATACTGATTGTTGCCAATGATCAGAAACGTTTTGAGCGCTATCAGGTTCCGCTGGTCAGCGATATTTATCCCGGTAGTGCTCTGGGGGGGCTCTACAGCGGTTTGATGCACGCTGCGACTCCTTGGGGCTTTGTCTGTGCTGCGGATATGCCGTTTGTCAATTTGAGTCTGATCCGTTATCTTTTAACACAGACGACGAATTACGATATTGTGGTGCCGGTCAGTGAGCAGGGTGTGGAACCACTGTTTGCCTGTTATTCGAAACGTTGCCTTCCCGCCATGGAGCAGGCGCTGGAAAACAGGCAGTATAAAATTATCGATGTTTGGGAAACACTGCGCGTATGCGAGGTCCCCATGACGAAATTTCGCCATCTTCCGGCAATAGAGACCGCGTTTATCAATCTCAACCGTGAAGAAGATGTCCATTACAGTCATCAATTGCTGACCCCGAAACGGGGATAA
- a CDS encoding twin-arginine translocase TatA/TatE family subunit — MFGLGTTELLVILGIVVVLFGAKRLPQLGSGLGKGIKNFKQGIKENDTESLEDKPDDK; from the coding sequence ATGTTCGGATTGGGGACGACGGAACTGCTGGTTATTCTCGGCATCGTTGTTGTTTTGTTCGGAGCGAAACGGCTACCTCAGCTGGGTTCGGGTCTGGGCAAGGGAATCAAAAATTTTAAACAGGGCATAAAAGAGAACGACACCGAAAGTCTTGAAGACAAACCGGATGACAAGTGA
- a CDS encoding twin-arginine translocase TatA/TatE family subunit, whose protein sequence is MFGIGMPELLVILVIALIFIGPGKLPEVARSLGRGMREFRRATHDIKQTFDVEAEVITESPTPEKVTAAAKNTADEEHPRNDNAEKKGDAHHG, encoded by the coding sequence ATGTTTGGGATAGGAATGCCGGAACTGCTGGTGATTCTGGTCATCGCCCTGATTTTTATCGGTCCGGGCAAGCTACCCGAGGTTGCCCGATCTCTGGGCCGGGGGATGCGCGAATTTCGCCGCGCCACGCATGACATCAAACAGACCTTTGATGTTGAGGCTGAAGTGATCACGGAATCCCCTACACCGGAAAAAGTGACTGCTGCTGCCAAAAATACCGCTGACGAAGAACATCCGCGCAACGATAACGCCGAGAAAAAAGGTGACGCTCACCATGGCTGA
- the tatC gene encoding twin-arginine translocase subunit TatC: MADREQSLVSHLEELRRRLVVAVLAWLIGFAACYHKAEWLFDQIAQPVQQALPDGSSLVFIHATEPFFAYLKVAALAGFIVALPIILWQLWMFVSPGMYSHERRMAIPFVLLSCLCFGTGTYFGFIYVFPVVFTFLINFGLAAGDVSAMLSMGAYLSMAIHLLMAFGVVFELPIVLMFLARIGLVDYHWLAKQRRYALLLGFIVGAVLTPPDLFSQVSIALPFVVLYELGIWGARLVGKTRDSDDEDAEIDQ, encoded by the coding sequence ATGGCTGATCGTGAGCAATCTCTGGTCAGCCACCTCGAAGAGTTGCGCCGTCGCCTGGTTGTTGCCGTGTTGGCCTGGCTGATCGGTTTTGCTGCCTGTTATCACAAGGCTGAATGGTTGTTTGATCAGATTGCCCAACCGGTTCAGCAGGCGTTGCCCGATGGCAGTTCTCTGGTGTTTATCCACGCCACCGAGCCGTTTTTTGCCTATCTGAAAGTCGCGGCCCTGGCGGGTTTTATTGTCGCTTTGCCAATCATTCTCTGGCAATTGTGGATGTTTGTCTCGCCGGGGATGTACAGCCATGAACGACGGATGGCCATTCCCTTCGTGTTGCTCAGTTGTCTGTGCTTCGGCACCGGAACTTATTTCGGTTTTATCTATGTTTTCCCTGTCGTTTTTACCTTCCTGATCAACTTCGGTCTGGCCGCCGGTGATGTTAGTGCTATGCTGTCCATGGGCGCCTACCTGAGCATGGCCATCCATCTGCTGATGGCGTTCGGGGTGGTGTTTGAATTGCCCATTGTTCTCATGTTTCTCGCCCGCATCGGCTTGGTCGACTACCACTGGCTGGCTAAGCAGCGTCGTTACGCTCTGTTGCTGGGATTTATCGTCGGTGCCGTCCTCACGCCTCCTGACCTGTTTTCTCAGGTCTCCATTGCCCTGCCGTTTGTTGTGCTCTATGAACTGGGGATATGGGGGGCGCGTCTGGTGGGAAAGACACGGGACAGTGACGATGAAGATGCCGAGATTGATCAATAG